From the Gossypium hirsutum isolate 1008001.06 chromosome A02, Gossypium_hirsutum_v2.1, whole genome shotgun sequence genome, the window ccctgttctatttttagaaaatcattataaattgtacaaaaatggttataagataaaatttatatgcttagactccttaatgagtctagtttcaaatgaaatcaaatacaacacattttgaattctgtaaaatgagaaatttgattcgtagtgaagagtggtcagattagtcaaacagtgaaataggggaaactttaagaaaaatctggtattgattggccaaagctaaaattctggaaattttatggatggaagatatacgagtctatatttaggaaaaattaacggaaagtgatttggagttttgtagctccggttataaataatttagtgaccattgctcaggaaaacagctcgtagtgaatatgtgattttgttgtaaacatggataaaacttgttttagttgctcataagctattgattaaacccatacttgaattcgaaatcgtgatattgtaagcttatgagtattcgaatatgaaatgatagtatggcgtaaaattgaattattcattggaaagtgatggatgtagattcggccaagaccaagtctttacatgatagtatatgtggtatgtgaagtatatttgaataaatgttaaagtgtatatatgtgataaggcctaatggccaatgtgatgaatgtgaaagtgtatatatatgcgataaggcctaatggccgatgtgatgaatgtgaaagtgtatatatatgtgataaggcctaatggccgatgtgatgaatgtgaaagtgtatatatgtgataaggccgaatggccaatgtgatgaatgtgaaagtgtatatatatgtgataatggcgaatggccaatgtgatgaatgtgaacatgtgtatgtgtgataaggccgaatggccaatgtgatgaatgtgaacatgcatatatgagataaggctgaatggccaatgtgatgaatgtgaacatgtgtatgtgtgataaggccgaatggccaatgtgatgaatgtgaacatgtgtatgtgtgataaggccgaatggccaatgtgatgaatgtgaacatgcatatatgagataaggccgaatggccaatgtgatgaatgtgaaagtgtatatatgtgataaggccgaatggccaatgtgatggatgtggaagtgtataaatgtgataagtcccgaagggaaattgtgtcagtactatatccgggttaaaaccccgcaggctttatgcgagaatattatcctgattaatgtccgtaggcttcgtgctcgtactatatccgagctttaaagacctgacggctaaatgctaggattcaagtaagactttgatattgagtatctgaattaagttaccatcaaataagtattatgtattcaagatgttcaggtacgtattacttactcatcggtggagtgatttcgaggtgaattatcagtatcaaagaggtaggtaaatgtgattaatattataactccaaatgtgagaatgatctaattggtaatggtatgtttgtataataaagtatgcgatgaaatattcttatgtattagtgcatattctgcccaaaagccttatgatctgagtatgggttgggttgagctagatgtgccagtacaaggtaaggattatgatttgtaagcttacatatatgtgataaggaatatgttggttctttatgtgcctatggtaatttagtacttgtcatgttgaaatacttaaaagtatggatgtgattatgaacaagtggaaaggattattgaagtcgaagtcgcccacactatcaaaacccttttggtacacttttggttgaactctgaaaatggcatgtataggactacccttttgttgttggttatgtacccttcggttttgtataattttggatagccatgcgaaaatggcttatatatgtttgagcataatgttataatcatttggtatggatatggttattgagaggtgtggatatgcttaacaaggattggccatgggaatggttaatcattatcataatttgtgctatttatgctaaaagggtagttgaatcatggaaactatgaaataggtaaagtctaccttaaaggcagatgctgacagcagcagtgatgtagatttggaaaatcactaaaaatagtaggaatggaattaaatagtgaataaattatttaaatgaaccttgatgaatccactttcatatggaagaaacgaaacggtcatatgagtggtatgttaagagataattaggttttcgtgaaacagggccagaacagtttctggatttcctgttccgactttggaaattcattataaattaaccagagataattaggagtcatgccatatatgtatagattcctctctgagtctagtttctatagaaacaaacggcatgaaggttagtgtagtcgcaccctgtaacaggggagactttaactaataaactgtactaattggcccgaccaaaaattctagaaagcaatatgtagatggacatatgagtctagtttcagggaaaaatcacgaaactgattttcgatttgtgaaactcaagatatgatttttaaggtgacagcgacacagttagccagctgtctgaaaatttttaaaatggactgcgatagtaagtgaatttagtctgtgaacccctcgtgtccgactccagcaacggtctcggatacggggcgttacaagaaacttctagaatgcaagctttgcaacttattcaatttagtccctaacttcaaattgagcactttatgcatacaATTTCTtctcgaaattttcacacaatcatacaagcATATCATagacatcaaaataatcataaaataattatttttctctcagattttgtggtcccgaaacctctgttccaactagacccaattttgggctattacaactttccccctctttagagattttcgtcctcaaaaatcttaccgaagtgaagtttagtatctttctcataatttccagcattactaactaattgttttcaagacgataatttcagaaacactctgtcatcaatttgaatcccaagataactcagtcaactttgatatttctctaactctgtccttcacttgtcaaccattctcagtctctggtcatatctataattattttatcactaaacactttgattccacacttaggaacttagtcaacatgattctcatgaatttccgtaatatacacctcatcggtaagggggtgaggtcgtacagtctctaactcgattctgacgtatatctatatgacacatttttttcattatccacatatatcattataatcatactatccacttcaaacaatttattattcatatctgtcttacataaaatttccaattatcacatttcaaacaagtgcactcactcatacattctatgaattttgaataactttagtcatcacatttactaattaatttagtcaagcatgcaacaacatatgtaggccaaacaaatatgaataaatatatcactatataaactttcatctgacatattatcacatatagaTATATCACGAATTCTCATTCACACCTtcccgagtttaacacatcatagctacactttattcaaatgcTTCAATGTTACTAttaaatggtcagatgtagctccgttggagaatacttcattttaaacaaaatggtcctcattagtgtcgggagacatcacactatcacatatttgtggcatgtataactaaactctcacacttgctatgttagtccgagaatcgactaaacctggctctgataccactaaatgtaacacctctcacccgtaCCCGAGGCTAGGATAAGGTACGaagcgttaccggacaaacatacaaacattaaactaaaatacgggccataaaatttcattcatatttctaGAATGCAACGGTCTCGGATACGGGGCGTTAcaagaaacttctagaatgcaagctttgcaacttattcaatttagtccctaacttcaaaattgagcactttatgcatagaatttcttcacaaaattttcacacaatcatgaaatcatatcatagacctcaaaataatcataaagtaattatttttatctcagatttcgtggtcccgaaacctctgttccaactagacccaattttgggctattacaagcggggttataacggacttactattgagcttggaaagcttgaaaaccctagccatggcttcccccatgctaatttcggcctccatgaaaaagatgagtcaattttggctttattttccctttttatttcttttaattaccaaatgaccaaaatgcccttccttactaaactttcaaaaattccatccatgtctgatttttgtccatcacttagaaattggtcaaattgctatttaagacctcctaattaatgtttcaaagcaatttcatactagaaacttctagaatgcaagttttgcaacttattcaatttagtccccaacttcaaattgagcactttatgcatagaatttcttcacgaaattttcacacaatcatgcaatcatatcatagacctcaaaataatcatagaataattatttctatttcggaTTTTGCAGTCCCGAAACctttgttccaactagacccaattttgggctattacaattccACCAACAAGGAGTAATTGCACTTGAGagaagaggaaagaaaaaaaaaagtcggACTAGATCACCCCAGGTAAACCTAAAAGATTTGAAAGGTAAGGAAGAAACAGGTGTTGGGTCACAAGGGAAACCATTGAGAAAGGATGTAGGAGAGAAGTAACAGTTTGGAGAGAAAAGTAGAGTCGCACTCACTAACACCGAAGAGTACTTTTAGAACAAACACACAACTTGGCTTcagaacaaaagaaaaaggacaCCTTAATGTCAAAAAcccgaaagaaagaaaaaaatagggaGGAATGTGAAAAAAGAAACAACAAGTAGCACAAATTGGGAAGCAAAAATTCGGCACCCACAAGCCTATGACCAAATTTGCACACCAAGCTACCCACTTTTGGCATGACACTACCTCACACCCTAACCTCCCCtatttcctcctaaaatctctccccttatctctCCCCAAATCCCTCAAACCACTAATTCAAACTCTTTTCAAACTCCCCCCAGCAACCGGCCACACACACAACTTTCCCTCAAACACTCTAACCAACAGAGTTTCGGTCAACCCCAACCACCAACCTTGTGAGAGCAGCAAAATGTAACTCCCTTGTGCATAGGGTAGCTCGAACTCAAGACCCCTAGACACACCCACACGGCACTTACCATCAAGCTAACAGGCGTTACATTGCCAAGTTTtgcttattttaatttaagagtCCATTAACAACATGTAAGGGTTTattcaacaaaaagacaaaaattttACTGAAGCCTAGGTTTAAACCTAGGGCCTCTCACACaactcaggacccttaaccatcACAGAAAGTAAGCCAACATGCAATATAGCATGCAATAAAATTACAAAgtatttggggcattacaactctaccccctaaaagagaatttcggcctcgaaatttacctgatcaaaacaaATAAGGGTATTGTTGGCGCAtcgcctcctcgggttcccatgtggcttctttaAAACTATGATTACGCCATAGCACCTTAACCAGTGGAACCGACTTCCTTCTTAAAACTTTCACATCGCAATCTAAAATCTGGATCGTCTCTTTCTTAAAGGTCAGATTTGGTCTAACCTTAATCTCCTCAGTTGAGACAATACGTGCAGGATCAGAATGATattgcctcaacatagagacgtggaacacataaTGAATctggtccaactctggaggtaactcaagttgatatgCAACCGGTCCTACACGTTTCAGTATAGGGTAAGGCCTAATGAACCTAGGGTTTAACTTGCCCTTTTGACCAAACctcaatattttcttccaaggcggGACTTTGAGAAAAGCCAAAtcccccatagaatactcaatttccttatgcttcagatccgcatatgacttctatctatcagacgCCACCCTCAGTCGATCTCAAATTAATCTAACTTTATTCTCCGTATCAGAAATCAATTCAAGACCCAGAACTCGccactcacccaactcagtccaacatgtaGGAGtatgacacttacgaccatataatgcctcataaggtgccatctgagtGCTGGACTAGTATCTATTATTGTACGGAAACTCTGCCAAtggcagataatcctcccaatgtaacagcccgtttttaggattaactggaacagtggtttcggggtcaccaaatccgacgagtaggtttgtaaatattatatttaatatttacgagttaattgtgatttttaaaaatatttttgatattgtgatatttgttttataagtgatttattaagttcaagtggtatgaccctaaggtcaagtgggtttaggaaatgaggtatcaggacctcatttctataaatcgagtcgtaaatatttttataaatatttacaaagtggcaaaaagatggtattaaagtttcgttgaaaaattttatcgtttcgatagttaattaagcaaaaaggactaaatcgcgtaaaatgcaaaaagttacattctaattgtttaagtgtttattttccatgtttttactaaagtagaagtccctatttatcaattaaaccattactttatgatagtggagattggtggtttggcatatatgaaattatgtattattataaaggacaaaaaggtaaatggaatattaaaatgtattaaataaaaataaataaagtaacagcccaatttggaccttaattggaacggtggtttcgggaccacgaatccgagttagaataatatttaaatatcattttctatgtttaaaatgtgtgaagttgcttttgtgaaagtttcgtttaaaaattttagtgtttggaggtcgattgatgaaaaaatggtttaatcgcgtaaaatggaaaatttaagggttaatgtataagggccaaattatgattgtttttatattatggaaTATTAAGGTTGCAATTTGGCCATAAATAGGAATTGGTGGCCGACCAATATGCATGGATTAATGACTTgaattgtttgttatattttatggcattatggtatactttaatatatgttaatatattatatttaataaaagatgaaagtgttcatctttcttttatttttactcggccgaaactaagagaaagaaaggaaagtttcagctttgatattttcggtccttgcatgttcaattaggtaagtgatttgagtttggtttttgttaatttttacacttttgagacagttgctttgaatactataaagcccatgcttgaaattttgaaattgatgatatagtcatgaagtgtcattgttaatagtttgataaaatttacgtttgatgtgagaaaataaaataaatgtgttagattaacattttggtattgggatttttggtaattttgagcatttagggttaaattgaaaaaaagtactaaattgaaggactagattgtgaaattagtgaaatgggaggatttatataagcttagtgaacattcggccctagcattgtatatacaaattcttcatattttgtgttttgagaaaattggat encodes:
- the LOC121211290 gene encoding uncharacterized protein, producing MGDLAFLKVPPWKKILRFGQKGKLNPRFIRPYPILKRVGPVAYQLELPPELDQIHYVFHVSMLRQYHSDPARIVSTEEIKVRPNLTFKKETIQILDCDVKVLRRKSVPLVKVLWRNHSFKEATWEPEEAMRQQYPYLF